From a single Myotis daubentonii chromosome 5, mMyoDau2.1, whole genome shotgun sequence genomic region:
- the WNT3A gene encoding protein Wnt-3a isoform X2 — MPSVAEGVRISIEECQHQFRGRRWNCTTINNSLAIFGPVLDKATRESAFVHAIASAGVAFAVTRSCAEGSAAICGCSSRHQGSPGHGWKWGGCSEDIEFGGMVSREFADARENRPDARSAMNRHNNEAGRQAIASHMHLKCKCHGLSGSCEVKTCWWSQPDFRAIGDFLKDKYDSASEMVVEKHRESRGWVETLRPRYTYFKVPTERDLVYYEASPNFCEPNRETGSFGTRDRTCNVSSPGIDGCDLLCCGRGHNARAERRREKCLCVFHWCCYVSCQECARVYDVHTCK; from the exons ATGCCCAGCGTGGCAGAGGGCGTCAGGATCAGCATCGAGGAGTGCCAGCACCAGTTCCGCGGCCGCAGGTGGAACTGCACCACCATCAACAACAGCCTGGCCATCTTCGGCCCTGTGCTGGACAAAG CCACCCGGGAGTCCGCCTTCGTGCACGCCATTGCCTCCGCCGGAGTGGCCTTCGCAGTGACACGCTCCTGCGCGGAGGGCTCCGCTGCCATCTGCGGATGCAGCAGCCGTCACCAGGGCTCTCCGGGCCACGGCTGGAAATGGGGTGGCTGCAGCGAGGACATCGAGTTTGGTGGGATGGTGTCTCGGGAGTTCGCGGATGCAAGAGAGAATAGGCCTGACGCCCGCTCTGCGATGAACCGCCACAACAATGAGGCTGGGCGCCAG GCCATTGCAAGTCACATGCACCTCAAGTGCAAGTGCCACGGGCTGTCGGGCAGCTGCGAGGTGAAGACCTGCTGGTGGTCGCAGCCCGACTTCCGCGCCATCGGCGACTTCCTTAAGGACAAGTACGACAGCGCCTCGGAAATGGTGGTGGAGAAGCACCGCGAGTCGCGCGGCTGGGTGGAGACGCTGCGGCCGCGCTACACCTACTTCAAGGTGCCCACGGAGCGCGACCTGGTCTACTACGAGGCCTCGCCCAACTTCTGCGAGCCGAACCGCGAGACCGGCTCCTTCGGCACGCGCGACCGCACCTGCAACGTGAGCTCGCCGGGCATCGATGGCTGCGACCTGCTGTGCTGCGGCCGGGGCCACAACGCGCGCGCGGAGCGGCGCCGGGAGAAGTGCCTCTGCGTCTTTCACTGGTGCTGCTACGTGAGCTGCCAGGAGTGCGCGCGCGTCTACGACGTGCACACCTGCAAGTAG
- the WNT3A gene encoding protein Wnt-3a isoform X1: MAPLGYFLFLYSVKQALGSYPIWWSLAVGPQYSSLGTQPILCASIPGLVPKQLRFCRNYVEIMPSVAEGVRISIEECQHQFRGRRWNCTTINNSLAIFGPVLDKATRESAFVHAIASAGVAFAVTRSCAEGSAAICGCSSRHQGSPGHGWKWGGCSEDIEFGGMVSREFADARENRPDARSAMNRHNNEAGRQAIASHMHLKCKCHGLSGSCEVKTCWWSQPDFRAIGDFLKDKYDSASEMVVEKHRESRGWVETLRPRYTYFKVPTERDLVYYEASPNFCEPNRETGSFGTRDRTCNVSSPGIDGCDLLCCGRGHNARAERRREKCLCVFHWCCYVSCQECARVYDVHTCK; the protein is encoded by the exons GTCCCTGGCTGTCGGGCCCCAGTACTCGTCCCTGGGCACACAGCCCATCCTTTGTGCCAGCATCCCAGGCCTAGTACCCAAACAGCTGCGCTTCTGTCGGAACTACGTGGAGATCATGCCCAGCGTGGCAGAGGGCGTCAGGATCAGCATCGAGGAGTGCCAGCACCAGTTCCGCGGCCGCAGGTGGAACTGCACCACCATCAACAACAGCCTGGCCATCTTCGGCCCTGTGCTGGACAAAG CCACCCGGGAGTCCGCCTTCGTGCACGCCATTGCCTCCGCCGGAGTGGCCTTCGCAGTGACACGCTCCTGCGCGGAGGGCTCCGCTGCCATCTGCGGATGCAGCAGCCGTCACCAGGGCTCTCCGGGCCACGGCTGGAAATGGGGTGGCTGCAGCGAGGACATCGAGTTTGGTGGGATGGTGTCTCGGGAGTTCGCGGATGCAAGAGAGAATAGGCCTGACGCCCGCTCTGCGATGAACCGCCACAACAATGAGGCTGGGCGCCAG GCCATTGCAAGTCACATGCACCTCAAGTGCAAGTGCCACGGGCTGTCGGGCAGCTGCGAGGTGAAGACCTGCTGGTGGTCGCAGCCCGACTTCCGCGCCATCGGCGACTTCCTTAAGGACAAGTACGACAGCGCCTCGGAAATGGTGGTGGAGAAGCACCGCGAGTCGCGCGGCTGGGTGGAGACGCTGCGGCCGCGCTACACCTACTTCAAGGTGCCCACGGAGCGCGACCTGGTCTACTACGAGGCCTCGCCCAACTTCTGCGAGCCGAACCGCGAGACCGGCTCCTTCGGCACGCGCGACCGCACCTGCAACGTGAGCTCGCCGGGCATCGATGGCTGCGACCTGCTGTGCTGCGGCCGGGGCCACAACGCGCGCGCGGAGCGGCGCCGGGAGAAGTGCCTCTGCGTCTTTCACTGGTGCTGCTACGTGAGCTGCCAGGAGTGCGCGCGCGTCTACGACGTGCACACCTGCAAGTAG